A genomic window from Coccinella septempunctata chromosome 9, icCocSept1.1, whole genome shotgun sequence includes:
- the LOC123320990 gene encoding uncharacterized protein LOC123320990, with protein MEMEYEKLLAGWGLDFLSESFREEGITDESFDLLDDDTIKVMIPKAGPRLIFKKKFESHVNKKLQKSPETTVRNYKYFEETESTCSTETANSMLIMNPDEELKVLLESFDELEDNLNHSKNSSKRKVSLTGDEPFNKMAKIPSIFYPLVSVGSC; from the exons ATGGAAATGGAGTATGAAAAATTACTCGCTGGCTGGGGGTTAGACTTCCTTTCAGAAAGTTTCAGAG AAGAGGGTATAACAGACGAAAGTTTCGACTTATTGGACGATGATACTATAAAGGTGATGATTCCAAAGGCAGGCCCGAGGCTCatttttaaaaaaaagtttgaaagtcatgtaaataaaaaattgcaaaaaagtcCTGAAACAACTGTTAGGAATTATAAG TATTTCGAAGAGACTGAGAGCACGTGTTCCACTGAAACCGCAAATTCTATGTTGATAATGAATCCAGATGAAGAATTGAAAGTGCTCCTAGAGTCGTTTGATGAGTTAGAAGATAATTTAAATCATAGTAAGAACTCATCGAAGAGAAAAGTTTCACTCACTGGAGATGAACCATTTAATAAAATGGCAAAAATTCCTAGCATTTTTTATCCATTGGTGAGTGTGGGTTCATGTTAG